Proteins found in one Triticum urartu cultivar G1812 chromosome 4, Tu2.1, whole genome shotgun sequence genomic segment:
- the LOC125550659 gene encoding uncharacterized protein LOC125550659, giving the protein MAQRISSTPCDASGCEAAPLLDVEKGVPEEHGTASPADDGGVETSGCRRFFQGFLAVVWLFMVNQMRKDYSACDNAETRPVMALLMVVIAFTVANVFHLISTQPAYPPA; this is encoded by the exons ATGGCACAGCGGATCTCCTCGACGCCGTGCGACGCGTCCGGCTGCGAGGCGGCGCCGCTGCTGGACGTCGAGAAGGGCGTACCCGAAGAACACGGCACGGCGTCGCCGGCGGACGATGGGGGCGTGGAAACGTCCGGCTGCCGGCGCTTTTTCCAG GGGTTCTTGGCCGTTGTGTGGCTGTTCATGGTGAATCAGATGAGGAAAGATTATAGCGCCTGCGATAATGCCGAAACGAGACCGGTCATGGCGCTTCTGATGGTAGTGATCGCCTTTACTGTTGCCAACGTGTTTCACTTGATCAGCACACAGCCTGCGTATCCTCCGGCATAA
- the LOC125550658 gene encoding protein OSB1, mitochondrial-like, whose amino-acid sequence MLRSLAAAAARSPAAAAWRRLLHHGRGIGGGEEAESMAYRMSMLRAPPVARKKDIVSSNSCSLIGRLNAPVRLHRNSSEEDPKAYTFLCVTPSSASSSTSANFHVTLQMKGAMANVCLKHLKYNDLVHVSGLLNSYHKVSGTGEKYMCYKIHVKELNYVHDPKKPRNDKDSVDPASTPSADSQTLEEIKYRERLRLWQVFFASPYEWWDNRQYKPYASCPDFKHKDTREQLWLHPDDPPWVRKQLELIDQQTAESGRRDGRGRLTNPRWNAQAFNYSDECDDDEQDTQRQANG is encoded by the exons ATGCTGCgatccctcgccgccgccgccgcgcgctcGCCGGCGGCCGCCGCGTGGCGGCGCCTCCTCCACCATGGCAGAGGCATCGGCGGAGGGGAGGAGGCGGAGAGCATGGCGTACCGCATGTCGATGCTGCGGGCTCCTCCTGTCGCGCGTAAGAAGGATATTGTCAGCTCCAACTCGTGCAGCCTCATCGGCCGCCTCAACGCGCCGGTGCGCCTGCACCGGAACAGCTCCGAGGAGGACCCGAAGGCTTACACCTTCCTCTGCGTTACGCCCTCTTCCGCGTCCTCGTCGACCTCTGCCAACTTCCA TGTGACATTGCAGATGAAGGGCGCTATGGCAAATGTGTGCCTGAAGCATTTGAAGTACAATGACCTTGTACATGTATCTGGTCTTCTGAACTCTTATCATAAAGTCAGTGGAACTGGTGAAAAGTATATGTGCTATAAG ATCCACGTCAAGGAACTGAATTACGTTCATGATCCCAAGAAGCCTAGGAATGATAAAGACTCGGTAGATCCGGCATCAACACCATCTGCGGATA GTCAAACACTTGAAGAAATCAAGTACAGAGAAAGGCTTCGTCTGTGGCAGGTCTTCTTTGCCAGCCCTTACGAGTGGTGGGATAACCGGCAATACAAACCATATGCCAGTTGCCCTGATTTTAAGCACAAGGACACCCGTGAGCAGCTATGGCTTCATCCAGATGACCCTCCTTGGGTAAGAAAGCAGCTCGAATTGATTGACCAGCAAACAGCAGAGAGTGGTCGCAGGGATGGCAGAGGGCGCTTGACAAACCCAAGATGGAACGCTCAAGCCTTCAACTACTCTGACGAATGTGACGATGATGAGCAGGACACACAAAGGCAGGCGAATGGATGA
- the LOC125550657 gene encoding protein tas-like isoform X2: MMLSSFAAISSSSGNDLSGLGARQSRRWHRRRVRSRVRSAQEPAKLQYRKLGDSDLLISEITLGTGINILDTAEIYPIQPKEETQGRTDLYVGRWMKSKPRDKVILATKVSGYSDRTFLRDNAEMVRVDAPNIKESVEKSLSRLSTDYIDLLHIHWPDRYVALYGEFSYDSTKWRPSVPFEDQLKALQELIDEGKVRYIGVSNETSYGVMRFVQAAKLHGLPKIVSIQNGYSLLVRCSFEVDLAEVCHPNNCNIGLLAYSPLGSGVLTGKYLDDSCGNSKSFRLNLFPGYMQRYNAPLAKEATKEYLKVAKKHGLTPVQLALGFVRDRPFTASTIIGATTMDQLKENIEAFTSAPRPLPPQVLDDIETVFKRYRDPAVL; this comes from the exons ATGATGCTATCCTCGTTTGCGGCAATCTCCTCATCCTCTGGAAATGACTTATCAGGGTTGGGTGCCCGACAGTCCCGACGATGGCACCGGAGACGCGTCCGCAGCCGAGTTCGGTCCGCGCAGGAACCGGCGAAGTTGCAGTACAGGAAGCTGGGAGATTCAGATCTCCTTATCAGCGAGATAACTCTTGGAACA GGCATCAACATACTCGACACCGCAGAAATT tACCCAATTCAACCCAAGGAGGAGACTCAAGGGAGGACTGATCTATATGTAGGCAGGTGGATGAAATCCAAGCCACGAGATAAA GTAATTTTGGCCACCAAAGTTTCTGGTTATTCAGATCGCACTTTTCTTCGGGACAATGCAGAAATGGTGCGTGTTGATGCTCCAAATATAAAGGAAAGTGTCGAAAAGAGCCTTTCACGCTTATCTACAGACTACATTGATTTGCTTCACATACACTG GCCAGATAGGTATGTGGCACTATATGGCGAATTCAGTTATGATTCAACTAAATGGAGGCCAAGCGTCCCATTTGAGGATCAGTTGAAAGCTCTTCAGGAACTAATTGATGAAGGAAAG GTACGATACATCGGCGTTTCCAATGAAACCTCGTACGGGGTAATGCGGTTTGTACAGGCTGCAAAGCTTCATGGACTTCCGAAGATTGTGAGCATCCAGAACGGTTACAGTCTACTTGTGAGATGCAGCTTCGAAG TTGATCTTGCTGAGGTTTGCCACCCAAACAACTGCAACATTGGGCTGCTCGCCTACTCCCCGCTCGGCAGCGGTGTTCTGACCGGAAAGTATCTGGATGATAGCTGTGGCAACAGCAAGAGTTTCAGGCTAAATCTCTTCCCTGGATACATGCAGCGCTACAACGCCCCTCTGGCTAag GAAGCAACGAAGGAATACCTCAAGGTCGCGAAGAAGCATGGGCTAACTCCGGTCCAGCTTGCCCTGGGCTTCGTCCGTGACCGCCCATTCACAGCTAGCACCATCATCGGAGCGACCACCATGGATCAGCTGAAGGAGAACATCGAAGCGTTCACCAGCGCTCCACGGCCTCTGCCGCCACAAGTTCTTGATGACATTGAGACTGTTTTCAAGAGATACAGAGACCCAGCAGTCCTCTAG
- the LOC125550657 gene encoding protein tas-like isoform X1, which translates to MMLSSFAAISSSSGNDLSGLGARQSRRWHRRRVRSRVRSAQEPAKLQYRKLGDSDLLISEITLGTMTFGEQSTEKESHDMLSYSFDQGINILDTAEIYPIQPKEETQGRTDLYVGRWMKSKPRDKVILATKVSGYSDRTFLRDNAEMVRVDAPNIKESVEKSLSRLSTDYIDLLHIHWPDRYVALYGEFSYDSTKWRPSVPFEDQLKALQELIDEGKVRYIGVSNETSYGVMRFVQAAKLHGLPKIVSIQNGYSLLVRCSFEVDLAEVCHPNNCNIGLLAYSPLGSGVLTGKYLDDSCGNSKSFRLNLFPGYMQRYNAPLAKEATKEYLKVAKKHGLTPVQLALGFVRDRPFTASTIIGATTMDQLKENIEAFTSAPRPLPPQVLDDIETVFKRYRDPAVL; encoded by the exons ATGATGCTATCCTCGTTTGCGGCAATCTCCTCATCCTCTGGAAATGACTTATCAGGGTTGGGTGCCCGACAGTCCCGACGATGGCACCGGAGACGCGTCCGCAGCCGAGTTCGGTCCGCGCAGGAACCGGCGAAGTTGCAGTACAGGAAGCTGGGAGATTCAGATCTCCTTATCAGCGAGATAACTCTTGGAACA ATGACCTTTGGAGAACAAAGCACAGAGAAGGAATCACATGATATGCTATCTTATTCTTTTGATCAGGGCATCAACATACTCGACACCGCAGAAATT tACCCAATTCAACCCAAGGAGGAGACTCAAGGGAGGACTGATCTATATGTAGGCAGGTGGATGAAATCCAAGCCACGAGATAAA GTAATTTTGGCCACCAAAGTTTCTGGTTATTCAGATCGCACTTTTCTTCGGGACAATGCAGAAATGGTGCGTGTTGATGCTCCAAATATAAAGGAAAGTGTCGAAAAGAGCCTTTCACGCTTATCTACAGACTACATTGATTTGCTTCACATACACTG GCCAGATAGGTATGTGGCACTATATGGCGAATTCAGTTATGATTCAACTAAATGGAGGCCAAGCGTCCCATTTGAGGATCAGTTGAAAGCTCTTCAGGAACTAATTGATGAAGGAAAG GTACGATACATCGGCGTTTCCAATGAAACCTCGTACGGGGTAATGCGGTTTGTACAGGCTGCAAAGCTTCATGGACTTCCGAAGATTGTGAGCATCCAGAACGGTTACAGTCTACTTGTGAGATGCAGCTTCGAAG TTGATCTTGCTGAGGTTTGCCACCCAAACAACTGCAACATTGGGCTGCTCGCCTACTCCCCGCTCGGCAGCGGTGTTCTGACCGGAAAGTATCTGGATGATAGCTGTGGCAACAGCAAGAGTTTCAGGCTAAATCTCTTCCCTGGATACATGCAGCGCTACAACGCCCCTCTGGCTAag GAAGCAACGAAGGAATACCTCAAGGTCGCGAAGAAGCATGGGCTAACTCCGGTCCAGCTTGCCCTGGGCTTCGTCCGTGACCGCCCATTCACAGCTAGCACCATCATCGGAGCGACCACCATGGATCAGCTGAAGGAGAACATCGAAGCGTTCACCAGCGCTCCACGGCCTCTGCCGCCACAAGTTCTTGATGACATTGAGACTGTTTTCAAGAGATACAGAGACCCAGCAGTCCTCTAG